TGTTCGACAACCCCTTCGTGGACGAGGACGCAGCGGCCGAAATCGTTGGCAACCCCGAGTTCCGGCGGGAGGGCCACCGCGCGCAGGCAACGTCCGTCACGGTGCTGGCCAACGGAACGCACGACGGCGGGACGGCCCTGCCGCTGACCGGCTCACCCGCCGTCTACGTCGAAGGAATGGACCCGCTGAGTTTCGACGGTTTCGGGACTGTGGTGCAGGACCCGGATCAGGCCGATGTTGCCGTGATCCGGCTGCACTCCCCCTGGGACCACCGCGACGACCTGTTCCTGGAACAGCACTTCCACGCCGGAAGCCTGGACTTCCCGCCCGGGCTGGTCTCCCGGCTCCGGACCCTGGCCGCGAAGGTTCCGCTGATCATCGACGTGCGGTTGGACCGTCCAGCCATCCTCACCCCGTTGGCGGGGTTCGCTGCGGCCCTGGTGGGCACCTTCGGCGTCTCGGACACCGCCCTGCTCGATGCCCTGTTCGGACGCATTGAGCCGCAGGGCAGCCTTCCCTTCGATATTCCCAGGTCCATGGACGCCGTACGTGGTTCACGCTCGGATGTCCCCGGAGACACCGCCGATCCCCTCTTCCGGTTCGGGCACGGCCTGCGGCTACCCGCGGCGCCCAACGCCGGAACCGCCGCTGCTATCCAGTCAGGACTGAGCTCATGAACAAGCGCTTTGATGCCACCCCGGGATTCTCCATCGCCACCCGGCGCCAACTCCTCGCCGGTGCGGCTGCCTTTGCCGTCACCGGGCTCGCCGCCGCCACGGCGCAACCCGGCCTGGCAGCGCCCGGCGCGCAGTCGCCGTCGTACTTTTCACGCGCACGAAACCTGGGCGGAGTGGACCGCAAGGTCATCAAGCGGTGGGCGCAGGACACCTGGAAGTCCCTTGTGGCGATGACCGATCCAGCGACCGGACTGCCGGCCGACTACATCGGTGAGTCCATCACCGCACCGAAGCGGAGCGGCTTCACCTCGCCGACGAACATCGGCGGTTATATGTGGAGCACCGTGGTGGCCAGGGAGCTGAACATCATCAGCGCCAGCGAATGCCGAGAACGGCTGACACGAACCCTCACCACACTGGCCGGGCTCAAGCACCACGAGCCCAGCGGCATGCTCTACAACTGGTACGACGAAGCCACCGGTGAAGTCATCACTGTGTGGCCCGAGAACGGAAACCCCGTGGCGCCGTTCATGTCCAGCGTGGACAACGGCTGGTTCGCAGCGGCGCTCATGGTGGTCCGCAACGCCGAGCCGAAGGTCGCCGCCCTGGCCAACACCATCCTGGGCCGGATGGACTTCGGGATCTTCTACAACAAGGATGCCCGGCCCGGCGTGGCGGCCGGCCTGCTGCGCGGCGGCTTCTACGACGTCAAGCCACCGGTGGAAACGGTCCAGGGCAACTATCTGGGCAAGGGCGCAGACGTCTACTACACGATGAACCATTACGACGTCACCAACTCCGAGCCGCGGATCGCAACGTATATCGGTATCGCGTTGGGCCAGCTGCCGCCGGCGCATTATTTCGCCACCATGCGGGTCTTCCCGGACACGTGCGACTGGTCCTGGCAGGAGCAGAAGCCGGTGGGCGAGCACCGTATGTACATGGGCATCGATGTTTTCGAGGGCGCCTACACCTATCGCGGAATGCGGATCGTGCCCAGCTGGGGCGGGGACATGTTCGAGTCCCTGATGCCGGACCTGTTCGTTCCGGAGTCCGACTGGGCGCCGAAGGCGTGGGGCATCAACCACCCGCTCACCGTCCGTGCCCAGCGGGAGTTCGGCATGGACGACGCGAAGTACGGCTACTGGGGCTTCTCGCCCGCCAGCCACCCGAACGGCGGCTACTCCGAGTGGGGCGTCGACGCCCTGGG
Above is a window of Arthrobacter sp. FB24 DNA encoding:
- a CDS encoding glucoamylase family protein encodes the protein MNKRFDATPGFSIATRRQLLAGAAAFAVTGLAAATAQPGLAAPGAQSPSYFSRARNLGGVDRKVIKRWAQDTWKSLVAMTDPATGLPADYIGESITAPKRSGFTSPTNIGGYMWSTVVARELNIISASECRERLTRTLTTLAGLKHHEPSGMLYNWYDEATGEVITVWPENGNPVAPFMSSVDNGWFAAALMVVRNAEPKVAALANTILGRMDFGIFYNKDARPGVAAGLLRGGFYDVKPPVETVQGNYLGKGADVYYTMNHYDVTNSEPRIATYIGIALGQLPPAHYFATMRVFPDTCDWSWQEQKPVGEHRMYMGIDVFEGAYTYRGMRIVPSWGGDMFESLMPDLFVPESDWAPKAWGINHPLTVRAQREFGMDDAKYGYWGFSPASHPNGGYSEWGVDALGMSSDGYPSDVERTSVDTGFDGCRPAGNPTPSWGDGVVTPHAAFLAMEYEPREAYDNLVKIERDLAAYGAGGFFDAVAVKSGTVARRYLSLDQAMVLGAIGNVFGDNVIRRNFVQGDVERVIKPLIAVEEFGAGLVG